One window from the genome of Desulforamulus ruminis DSM 2154 encodes:
- a CDS encoding HD domain-containing protein — protein sequence MSNNAIYLEMVLTLGNKFQYDQLHAAAVERLSVSLFEQLRNIHHLGESELTLLRHAALLHDIGIFISKKRHHKHSAYLVLHDRGLDGYPQKERTLLALLVRNHRKNVKIEASNLSRFSKPILKKLIALLRIADALDYFHRGQTIVKDVRMQGENCIFTVEGVNLNTLGEQLGKKSAYFREVFGLNPVFASADAPHGEPLNFFKELDIEDQPTEYDGDSIELHDETTAGTEQGTEDDDKENLEHHFQPAEEQEILTEKPVAKV from the coding sequence ATGTCAAATAACGCTATTTACCTTGAAATGGTCCTGACCCTTGGCAACAAGTTTCAATATGACCAACTGCATGCCGCTGCCGTTGAACGGTTGTCCGTGTCCCTTTTTGAACAGCTAAGGAACATTCATCATTTGGGGGAGTCCGAATTAACCTTGCTCCGGCATGCCGCCCTGCTGCACGATATCGGCATCTTTATTTCCAAGAAAAGACATCATAAACACTCGGCTTATCTGGTGCTGCACGACCGGGGACTGGATGGCTATCCCCAGAAGGAGAGAACGCTTTTAGCCCTGCTGGTTAGAAACCACCGCAAAAATGTAAAGATCGAAGCTTCCAATCTATCTCGTTTCTCCAAACCGATTTTAAAAAAATTAATTGCCCTCTTGCGGATTGCCGATGCTTTGGATTATTTCCACCGGGGCCAAACCATCGTGAAGGATGTTAGAATGCAAGGCGAAAATTGCATCTTTACGGTGGAAGGGGTAAATCTAAATACCCTGGGAGAACAGCTTGGTAAGAAAAGCGCTTATTTTAGAGAAGTGTTTGGATTAAATCCGGTATTTGCCAGTGCCGATGCTCCGCACGGAGAACCGTTAAATTTTTTTAAGGAATTAGATATAGAAGATCAACCAACGGAATATGATGGTGATAGCATAGAACTACATGATGAAACCACCGCTGGAACAGAGCAAGGGACGGAAGACGACGACAAAGAGAATTTGGAGCACCATTTCCAACCGGCAGAAGAGCAAGAGATCCTTACAGAAAAACCCGTTGCAAAGGTCTAA
- a CDS encoding Ppx/GppA phosphatase family protein, which translates to MSKNIGIIDLGSNSIRLILMTIVNNGAYKLLDEIKETARISENMGPERVIKAPAIARAVQTIKLLQKFCRANKVDSVVGVATAAIRNAVNGGEVLETVMKETGVSFRILSGEEEARYVYFGVVNSLEFNDALIIDIGGGSTELILCKERRMVQWASLPFGVVDLTEGFLPTPEIFPDQIERLEKFLRSQYSTIPWLESAKGLEVLGVGGTVRNLGRMDRKKTRFSLNILHNYRIHTERVKQTYLYLQDTTIDERKAIPGLSKERADIILGGVAAIAKLLEHTGAPGIRVSGSGLREGIFYEHYFRNQSRYVLNDVVEHSVQNFMDLYRVRRHHSEHVAKLSLSLFDQLESLHGYGFWERRILRIAALLHDVGNAVSYYNHHKHSMYILLNARINGLSHREMVLVALVAASHGKIDLKFKLQQHSDVLYPQDGMLVRRLGVLLRMGENLDRSEAGVVEDVICTIKENEVQIDCKVTDNADLEIRELYKKVTNFNKVFGKRFKFPKEEQ; encoded by the coding sequence ATGTCCAAAAACATCGGGATTATTGACCTAGGTTCAAATTCCATCCGGCTTATTCTTATGACCATAGTGAATAACGGAGCCTATAAATTACTGGACGAGATTAAGGAAACTGCCAGAATTAGCGAGAACATGGGTCCGGAGAGGGTGATCAAAGCGCCGGCCATCGCCCGGGCGGTACAAACCATCAAGCTGCTGCAAAAATTCTGCCGGGCCAATAAGGTTGACAGTGTGGTTGGCGTGGCTACCGCTGCTATCCGCAATGCTGTAAACGGCGGTGAAGTTCTGGAAACCGTCATGAAAGAAACCGGAGTATCGTTTCGTATCCTTTCAGGAGAGGAAGAGGCCCGATATGTATACTTTGGCGTTGTGAACAGCCTGGAGTTTAATGATGCTTTAATCATAGACATCGGTGGAGGCAGCACGGAGCTTATATTATGTAAGGAACGCCGGATGGTTCAATGGGCCAGCCTTCCCTTTGGTGTTGTGGACCTGACAGAAGGTTTTCTTCCCACACCCGAAATTTTTCCCGATCAGATTGAAAGATTGGAAAAGTTCCTGCGGTCCCAATATTCCACCATCCCTTGGCTGGAATCAGCCAAAGGACTGGAGGTGCTGGGGGTAGGGGGAACCGTTCGCAATCTTGGACGAATGGATCGCAAGAAAACCCGGTTTAGCCTGAATATCCTGCATAATTACCGTATTCATACGGAACGGGTTAAACAAACGTATCTGTATTTACAGGATACCACCATTGATGAGCGTAAAGCCATCCCCGGACTGTCTAAAGAAAGGGCGGACATTATCCTCGGCGGGGTGGCGGCCATTGCAAAGCTGCTGGAGCATACCGGGGCGCCGGGCATTCGGGTCAGTGGATCCGGGCTGCGGGAAGGCATTTTTTATGAACACTATTTCCGCAATCAATCCCGGTATGTTTTAAATGATGTGGTTGAACACAGCGTGCAGAATTTCATGGATTTGTACCGGGTAAGGCGCCATCATTCGGAACATGTGGCCAAATTATCCCTGTCCCTGTTTGATCAATTGGAGTCCTTGCATGGTTATGGATTCTGGGAGCGCAGGATTTTGCGGATTGCAGCGCTGCTGCACGATGTTGGAAATGCCGTAAGCTACTATAACCACCACAAGCACAGCATGTATATTTTGTTAAACGCCAGGATCAACGGCCTTTCCCATCGGGAAATGGTTCTGGTGGCCCTGGTAGCCGCTTCCCATGGCAAGATCGACCTGAAGTTCAAATTACAACAGCATTCCGATGTGTTGTATCCTCAGGACGGCATGCTGGTACGCCGGCTGGGCGTGCTGCTGCGGATGGGTGAAAACCTGGACCGCAGTGAGGCCGGCGTGGTGGAGGATGTGATTTGTACCATAAAGGAAAATGAGGTGCAAATTGATTGTAAAGTGACCGATAATGCGGACCTGGAAATTCGGGAGCTTTATAAAAAAGTAACCAATTTTAATAAGGTTTTTGGTAAAAGATTTAAATTTCCCAAGGAGGAACAATGA
- a CDS encoding dTMP kinase, producing MEKQLTFYGQGLPYLKGHEYSGILIVIEGADCSGRSWQVKELRTWLERSGHAVLDTGLRRSGLIGDAILEAKQGNTLGKRTLGMLYATDFADQLENKILPALRAGFVVLADRYIFTLMARDLVRGASKDWLRKLFGFAPIPHLIFYLQVDPQVLLYRSFEKYGFLDYWESGMDICLSGDIFESFQIYQSLLARQYDQMAEEFNFTVLDGQESPLIIQKNIRRDIQRFLEERRLETDVK from the coding sequence ATGGAGAAACAACTTACCTTTTACGGACAGGGGCTCCCCTACTTAAAGGGACATGAATATTCCGGCATCCTGATTGTTATCGAAGGGGCCGACTGCTCAGGCAGATCCTGGCAGGTAAAAGAACTCCGCACCTGGCTGGAACGGAGTGGACATGCGGTCCTGGACACCGGTTTAAGGCGTTCGGGCTTAATTGGGGATGCCATCCTGGAAGCCAAGCAGGGGAATACCCTGGGCAAAAGGACTCTGGGCATGCTGTATGCCACCGATTTTGCTGATCAACTGGAAAATAAAATATTACCCGCCCTAAGGGCCGGTTTCGTCGTATTGGCAGACCGGTATATCTTTACTCTCATGGCCAGGGATTTGGTTCGCGGGGCCTCCAAGGACTGGCTGCGCAAACTCTTCGGCTTCGCTCCCATTCCCCACCTGATCTTTTACCTTCAGGTGGACCCCCAGGTTCTATTGTACCGCTCCTTCGAAAAATATGGCTTTCTGGATTACTGGGAGTCCGGTATGGATATCTGCCTCTCCGGAGACATCTTTGAGAGCTTTCAAATCTATCAAAGCCTATTGGCCCGCCAATATGACCAAATGGCCGAAGAATTTAACTTTACCGTGCTAGACGGCCAGGAAAGCCCCTTAATCATTCAAAAAAATATCCGCAGAGACATTCAACGTTTCCTTGAAGAAAGAAGGCTGGAGACTGATGTCAAATAA
- the tmk gene encoding dTMP kinase, protein MIKARNGALAGYNGRLIIVEGCDGSGKSTQLYLLKRWLEEQQYPVFFTEWNSSELVKKSTKKAKKLNLLTPTTFSLIHASDFADRYEKLILPHLRAGYLVLADRYVYTAFARDIARGCDPEWVRNLYSFALRPDIAFYFQAPLEVSVQRILSGRPELKYHESGMDLGLSSDPVESFKLFQGIIKQQYDEMIEAEGLTVMDATLSIEEQQSRMREMVSRLVLRDFHPPTYGKYLSCLVQGE, encoded by the coding sequence ATGATTAAAGCAAGAAATGGCGCACTGGCGGGATATAACGGCAGGCTCATTATTGTGGAGGGGTGCGACGGTTCCGGTAAAAGCACCCAACTGTACCTTCTTAAACGTTGGTTGGAGGAACAGCAATACCCTGTATTTTTTACGGAATGGAATTCTTCAGAACTGGTAAAGAAATCAACTAAAAAAGCAAAGAAGCTCAACCTGCTAACCCCCACTACTTTTAGCCTGATCCATGCCAGCGACTTTGCCGACCGTTACGAAAAATTGATTTTGCCACACCTCAGGGCCGGTTATCTGGTTCTGGCAGACCGGTATGTTTACACGGCCTTTGCCCGGGATATTGCCCGGGGCTGCGATCCGGAGTGGGTTCGCAACCTGTATAGTTTTGCCCTTCGACCGGACATTGCCTTTTATTTTCAGGCGCCGCTGGAGGTTTCCGTACAGCGGATTCTTTCCGGCCGGCCGGAATTAAAATATCATGAATCCGGTATGGACCTGGGATTGAGCAGCGATCCGGTGGAGAGCTTTAAATTGTTTCAAGGCATTATCAAGCAACAGTATGATGAAATGATTGAAGCTGAAGGCCTGACCGTGATGGATGCTACCTTGAGTATTGAAGAGCAACAGAGCAGGATGAGGGAAATGGTCAGCCGCCTGGTGCTGAGAGACTTTCATCCGCCCACCTATGGAAAATACCTCAGTTGTTTGGTGCAGGGGGAATAA
- a CDS encoding DUF5658 family protein yields MRFGKSAFKYEGTLKGYLTLLFVLCAADLLITFAALPLGAMEINPVMAEIIHTPQGIMLKLIGSLAVVAWLWHRRNETVLKLAKWLVGGYGFVVMWNLWVFVRLAAR; encoded by the coding sequence ATGCGGTTTGGTAAAAGTGCGTTTAAATATGAGGGTACTTTGAAGGGATATCTAACCTTATTATTCGTCCTGTGTGCTGCTGATCTGCTGATTACCTTTGCGGCACTGCCCTTGGGAGCAATGGAGATAAATCCGGTCATGGCTGAAATCATTCATACGCCCCAAGGAATCATGCTCAAGTTGATCGGTTCCTTGGCGGTGGTTGCGTGGCTCTGGCACAGGCGCAACGAAACCGTTCTGAAGCTGGCCAAATGGCTGGTAGGGGGCTACGGGTTTGTGGTGATGTGGAATTTATGGGTTTTTGTTCGATTGGCCGCCAGATAA
- a CDS encoding TetR/AcrR family transcriptional regulator translates to MELEKQERILNASMKEFAQKGFKNASTNEIVKEADIAKGMLFHYFNNKKDLFLFLYDYSLEALEEEFFGKIDLQERDLLKRWRQLALLKIDVIAKYPEMFRFIMAANFENDGKVKNELQNRNKDFITSSYAMIYDNIDHSKWRNDIDIKRAMDIINWTIEGFGVRQQEKTKLPSFSEFNCDEIMAEMDRYLELFRNCFYKQQEDASSQ, encoded by the coding sequence TTGGAGCTTGAAAAGCAGGAGCGTATTTTAAATGCGTCCATGAAAGAATTCGCCCAAAAAGGTTTTAAAAATGCCTCTACCAATGAAATAGTAAAAGAGGCGGATATTGCCAAAGGAATGCTTTTTCATTATTTCAATAATAAAAAGGATTTGTTTTTATTTTTGTATGATTATAGCTTAGAGGCTCTTGAGGAGGAGTTTTTTGGAAAAATAGACTTGCAGGAAAGGGATCTTTTAAAAAGATGGCGGCAATTAGCATTACTAAAAATTGATGTTATAGCCAAGTATCCTGAAATGTTTCGCTTTATCATGGCAGCCAATTTTGAAAACGATGGTAAAGTGAAAAATGAATTGCAGAATAGAAATAAAGATTTTATTACAAGCAGCTACGCCATGATTTATGACAATATCGACCATTCTAAATGGCGTAACGATATTGACATTAAAAGAGCCATGGATATTATTAACTGGACCATTGAAGGTTTTGGAGTAAGACAGCAGGAAAAGACAAAGCTTCCCTCTTTTAGCGAGTTTAATTGTGATGAGATCATGGCAGAAATGGATCGGTATTTAGAACTTTTCAGAAATTGCTTTTATAAGCAACAGGAAGATGCTTCTTCCCAATGA
- the xth gene encoding exodeoxyribonuclease III, which yields MLFKVASFNVNSIRARKEALLDWLSINRPDVICLQETKVMDHDFPAADFEQAGYQCLYKGQKSYNGVAILSLHPMKPLATELGAFTEPGEARMIAALIQNIPIVNTYIPQGFAPDSAKFSYKLAWIRELRHYFERNFKPDEPLLWTGDFNVAPETIDVHNPKRLLGHVGFHPEEHKVLDYVREWGFQDVFRLHQPEGGHFTFWDYRVPKGVEKNLGWRIDHIWATAPLANCSTRAWIDIEPRKREKPSDHTFILAEFDLPDAFKG from the coding sequence ATGCTTTTTAAAGTGGCCAGCTTTAATGTGAATTCCATCCGTGCCAGAAAAGAGGCCCTGCTGGATTGGTTATCCATAAACCGGCCGGATGTAATCTGCCTTCAGGAGACCAAAGTGATGGACCATGATTTCCCGGCTGCAGACTTTGAGCAGGCCGGATATCAGTGTTTATATAAAGGACAAAAATCTTATAATGGGGTTGCTATTTTAAGCCTTCACCCCATGAAACCCCTGGCCACAGAACTGGGAGCTTTTACAGAACCGGGAGAAGCCCGGATGATCGCCGCCCTTATACAAAACATTCCTATTGTCAATACTTATATTCCCCAAGGGTTTGCACCGGATAGTGCTAAATTTTCCTATAAGCTTGCCTGGATCAGAGAATTAAGGCACTACTTTGAGCGCAACTTCAAGCCGGATGAACCACTGCTCTGGACCGGGGACTTCAATGTGGCCCCGGAAACCATTGATGTACACAATCCTAAGAGGCTGCTGGGACATGTGGGGTTTCACCCGGAAGAGCATAAGGTGCTGGATTATGTAAGAGAATGGGGTTTTCAAGATGTTTTCCGCCTGCATCAGCCGGAAGGCGGCCACTTTACCTTCTGGGACTACCGGGTGCCCAAGGGAGTGGAAAAAAATCTGGGCTGGCGCATTGACCATATCTGGGCCACCGCCCCCCTGGCCAACTGTTCAACCAGGGCTTGGATTGATATTGAACCGAGAAAGCGGGAAAAACCTTCCGATCATACTTTTATACTGGCGGAATTTGACCTGCCGGATGCTTTTAAGGGCTGA